In Frankiaceae bacterium, one genomic interval encodes:
- a CDS encoding transglutaminaseTgpA domain-containing protein: protein MIVWAFLGAGCATAVAGGAFLGVYRGGGLGAAVAVAGLAPAVVAALTERRRTLRVARPVLSAGLVTLATLLLLDGPGDLAGGAVHGWARTLDSVWPVRATPATAAWVPLLTGLASVAAVELVARVRWPAVALGPPLLVLVLAQAYDARSGRDALVLAAAFAGCAAVTLAAARSRPAARDGARRRVRRVAGLGLPLALGVAVVAPAVAAPEIVHRDPYLLKEHRPVADLPEVVGNPLGQVGDLLAQPEAEVFRARTVAPVDRWTLAVLDTYDGEQWRPSARFRPLGAELAPDPDALGPAQAGEAVFKVAALPGPWLPSQPRTTAVTGADVGVDPDTGTLVRGGPVAGLQYRLHWSAPDPGDRDLATLALAADPASTRVSAPTAVPEQAVSLARTLTEATGPTLSGAFAIEEHLRTGSVLVTGGDRIPTGHSFATLVAFLGSENRQGTTEQFAAAYALLARLAGIPARVAVGFRQPETPEPDGTFVVRGKDALAWPEIHVSGLGWVPLDPAPSKGGDAQRRTKLATATHKARLAAATPAPRESGGPAVPVGQGQAPQPDRSGAPVAVWAVAGLALAVPISVPVAKAVRRRRRRGAGDPGRAVVGAWLEARDRLRDHGVGVPRGATAYDLADLPADGLRDCGDDLRTIAGCVDLALWSGGYLRDEHVATAWRSADAVARRLRRASTARAATAAFDPRSLFAR, encoded by the coding sequence GTGATCGTCTGGGCGTTCCTCGGTGCCGGCTGCGCGACCGCGGTCGCCGGCGGGGCGTTCCTCGGCGTCTACCGGGGCGGCGGCCTCGGCGCGGCGGTGGCCGTCGCGGGGCTCGCACCCGCTGTCGTCGCGGCGCTGACCGAACGGCGCAGGACCCTCCGGGTGGCTCGCCCGGTGCTGTCGGCCGGCCTCGTGACGCTGGCGACTCTGCTGCTCCTCGACGGGCCCGGCGACCTCGCCGGTGGCGCGGTGCACGGCTGGGCGCGGACCCTCGACAGCGTCTGGCCGGTCCGCGCGACGCCGGCCACGGCGGCGTGGGTGCCGCTGCTCACCGGGCTCGCCTCGGTCGCCGCGGTCGAGCTCGTCGCGCGGGTGCGATGGCCCGCCGTGGCGCTCGGGCCGCCGTTGCTGGTCCTCGTGCTGGCGCAGGCGTACGACGCCCGCTCGGGACGCGACGCGCTGGTGCTGGCCGCCGCGTTCGCCGGGTGTGCCGCCGTGACCCTCGCCGCCGCCCGGAGCCGGCCCGCTGCCCGCGACGGCGCGCGCCGCCGCGTCCGCCGCGTGGCCGGGCTCGGCCTCCCGCTGGCCCTGGGCGTGGCAGTCGTCGCTCCCGCGGTGGCGGCGCCCGAGATCGTGCACCGCGACCCGTACCTGCTCAAGGAGCACCGGCCGGTCGCCGACCTGCCGGAGGTCGTCGGCAACCCGCTGGGCCAGGTCGGCGACCTCCTCGCGCAGCCCGAGGCCGAGGTGTTCAGGGCGCGGACCGTCGCGCCGGTCGACCGCTGGACGCTCGCCGTCCTCGATACGTACGACGGGGAGCAGTGGCGTCCCAGCGCGCGGTTCCGCCCGCTCGGCGCCGAGCTCGCGCCCGACCCCGATGCGCTTGGCCCGGCGCAGGCGGGCGAGGCGGTGTTCAAGGTCGCGGCGCTCCCCGGGCCGTGGCTGCCCTCCCAACCGCGCACGACGGCCGTCACAGGAGCGGACGTCGGCGTCGACCCGGACACCGGGACCCTCGTACGCGGCGGGCCCGTCGCGGGGCTCCAGTACCGGCTGCACTGGTCCGCTCCGGACCCCGGTGACCGCGACCTCGCGACCCTCGCGCTCGCCGCGGACCCCGCGAGCACCAGGGTGTCCGCTCCGACCGCGGTGCCCGAGCAGGCCGTCTCGCTCGCCCGGACGCTCACCGAGGCCACGGGGCCGACGCTGTCCGGGGCGTTCGCGATCGAGGAGCACCTGCGTACGGGATCGGTCCTCGTCACCGGTGGCGACCGGATCCCGACGGGGCACAGCTTCGCGACGCTCGTGGCGTTCCTCGGCAGCGAGAACCGCCAGGGCACCACGGAGCAGTTCGCCGCGGCGTACGCGCTGCTGGCCAGGCTGGCGGGCATTCCCGCCCGCGTGGCGGTGGGGTTCCGGCAGCCGGAGACGCCCGAGCCGGACGGGACGTTCGTCGTCCGCGGCAAGGATGCGCTCGCGTGGCCGGAGATCCACGTCAGCGGCCTCGGCTGGGTGCCGCTCGACCCGGCCCCGTCGAAGGGCGGTGACGCGCAGCGGCGGACCAAGCTCGCGACCGCGACGCACAAGGCGCGGCTCGCGGCGGCGACCCCCGCGCCGCGCGAGTCCGGCGGCCCCGCGGTGCCAGTCGGCCAGGGGCAGGCGCCACAACCGGACCGCTCGGGCGCGCCCGTTGCGGTGTGGGCGGTCGCGGGGCTCGCGCTCGCCGTGCCGATCTCGGTGCCGGTCGCGAAGGCCGTACGCCGGCGGCGCCGTCGCGGTGCCGGCGACCCCGGCCGCGCGGTGGTCGGAGCGTGGCTGGAGGCACGCGACCGGCTCAGGGACCACGGTGTCGGCGTGCCGCGCGGCGCCACGGCGTACGACCTCGCCGACCTTCCCGCCGACGGGCTGCGCGACTGTGGCGACGACCTGCGGACCATCGCCGGCTGCGTCGACCTGGCGCTGTGGTCCGGCGGGTACCTGCGCGACGAGCACGTCGCGACGGCGTGGCGTTCCGCCGACGCCGTCGCGCGGCGCCTCCGGCGGGCGTCCACGGCGCGGGCGGCGACGGCGGCGTTCGACCCGCGCAGCCTGTTCGCCCGCTAG